The genomic window ACCCTCCAGCAAGTTCTGTTCTGGGCTTAGTTTCTTCTATGCAACATTGGGTccttccctgctgagtagggccCCCTGCGCAACATCTGTGTATCTATTATCAAGAAGCTtttgctggggctcctgggtggctcagtgggttaaagcatctgcctttagctcaggtcatgatcccagggtcctgggatcgagccccaaatcggactctctgctcagcagggagcctgcttcctcctcctctctctctgcctctctgcctgcttgtgatctctgtcaaacaaataaataaaatcttaaaaaaaaaaatggaacttttgCTTTCCCCAGGTTGGGTCTATTTCAAacccatattttttttccaaaagcattttttttttcttcaagattttatttatttgtcagaaagcgagagagaatgagcagcggggagaggcagagggagagggagaagcaggtttcccactgagcggggagcctgatgcttgatgtggggctcgatcccaagacccagggaccgtgacctgagccgaaggcaggcgcttaatggacagagccacccaggcgcccctttctgaAAGCGTTTTAACTAcgtgttttttgcttgtttggtgTTTCGGCCCTCTCCCCATCTACTTAAGCTTAACTGCCCTTCATTTTTCTGGACCCTTATCCAAAAGACCACATGTTTCGTTTCCGTGGCCGGGCCCCCGCTTGCTGGGGGCTGTCACTCACGGCCACCTAGAAGCTCTCCAAGCCTGTGAGCTGTGTACACCCGCTGCTCGGTTTACTTGCGATTTCCTGGCAGCTTTCCTCAGGAGCTCCCTCCCTGTGCACTTCTTCAGGCCGGTGGCCAGTTTCCCTTCGGCCGCCGCCTGATTTCTGGCTGTGCCGCGCCCCCCAGCCCCCTGACTTGTCAGGTCGGGGCCAGGTCCCCTCCGGCTGCTCCCTGACCTCCGGCTGTCCCTCTCTCTGGTCCGTAGTCCCCGCCAGCGTGCAGCTGCACAGGCCGGTGGAGCTGCACCACTGGTGCATCCCCTTCTCGGTGGACGGGCAGCCGGCGCCCGCCCTGCGCTGGCTCTTCAATGGCTCCGTGCTCAACGAGACCAGCTTCATCTTCACCGAGTTCCTGGAGCCCGCGGCCAACGAGACCGTGCGGCACGGGTGCCTGCGCCTCAACCAGCCCACCCACGTCAACAACGGCAACTACACGCTGCTGGCCACCAACCCGTCCGGCCAGGCGTCCGCCTCCGTCCTGGCCGCCTTCATGGACAACCCTTTCGAGTTCAACCCTGAGGACCCCATTCCCGGTGCAAGGGCCACCCCAAGCCCGGCACACGACCCCCCTCCCCGGGGCCCCCTCGCTGCTATGGTCCTGACCACAGCTGGAGTGCCTGGTCCTGGGCGGAAAAGAGCCTGGGGTTCTGCAGTCCTGCTCTGCGCtgacctccctgccctgccccgccgAGCCCCGGGAGCCCTGAAGCCCCGGGCTGCCCCCCTCCCTGGGCTGGCCGAGGACAGGGCCGTGCACCAGCGCCTAGGTCCCCGGCTGGAGAAGGGCCCCGGGCCTCTTCTCCTTGAGGCccagccgcccccaccccccgccccactcccTGTCCCAGGAAGGGATGAGtccggggtggggggaatgggggagggaagcCTCACCGCTCTCCGGCCGCCATCTGACCgctttctctcctccccctacCGCAGTCTCCTTCTCGCCAGTGGGTGAGTAGCCCAGGCAAGGGGGCAGGCAGGTTCTGTCTGGTCCCTGAAGCCGAGGCCGGGGCAGGGGGCTCAGCGGACCTGATCCCCGAGGGctcagcgggggtgggggtgggagcagctGCAGGAGACCCCATGTGTGTCGAGCCCACTCTCCGCCCTGTGTCCCCACAGACACTAACAGCACTTCCGGAGACCCCGTGGAGAAGAAGGATGAAACCCCTTTCGGGGTAAGCCTGAGATGGGGGAGCTTGCCTCAGCCCTGGGATCGGGAGGCCGGGCTCGCGGCTTGGTGACAGTCATTTCTCTTCAGAGTCTGGCGGCCTGACCCCGAGGCCTGGGGccccaggggaggaggaggctgttCTGGGGGCTCCGACACAGGATGGGGAGCTGTTTGCTCTGGGGGCTCtctgagggagtgggagaagctcGGCTCTAACCGCCCCCGCCCGCAGGTCTCAGTGGCTGTGGGCCTGgctgtctttgcctgcctcttcctTTCCACGCTCTTCCTGGTGCTCAACAGATGTGGACAGAGGAACAAGTTCGGGGTTGGCCGTGAGTAGGGGTGCGGCAGCGGGCTGTGTGCACGTCCGTCCTGCTGGCTTTGTTTGCCACTGGCTCTCCCTGACCCTGGCCTCCGTGTGGGGGGCTTGGACACGGTGGAGGGTTAGGGGGCGTGTGTCAGGGTGGACGAGGGCCGGGCTGCGGCATGTGTGGGGGTGCGTGTGCCTGTCGGGCCGCGGTGGGGAGAGCGTCAGGAGGCGGCTGCTAATTGGCGGCTGGACTGTAGTCAAACACTAAGTGGGTCTGCGAGGTCTGAGctcggcgggggtgggggggagttctTTGGTGGCCCCACAGGGCCTGGGGTTGGACAGGAGCCAAACAGAGAGagtgcctccccttcccctgctggcttcctctctcccccGCCTCACCCCTGCAGGGTCTGGGCTGGGGTTGCCTGGTGCCCTGCACCCTGACAGCGGCCAGCGTGTGCACCTGGGGTGTGACCCCTCCATAAGGCCGTGTCGCTTCCCCAGGCGCCGCCGTTCTGGCTCCAGAGGACGGACTAGCCATGTCTCTGCACTTTATGACTTTAGGGGGCAGCTCCTTGTCCCCCACTGAGGGCAAAGGTTCAGGGCTCCAAGGACACATCATCGAGAACCCACAGTACTTCAGTGATGCCTGTGAGGAGCAATCCTGGGTCAAGGgcggggggcccctgggtgtgcATATGCgtgtgcgcgtgcatgtgtgtaGAAGCCCCGAACCCTCTCCTTTGGCTGCCCCGGGCCCGAACcagcatccctcccaccccccatccccgtGTACACCACAGCACGGGACTTGGGGGAATGCATGAAGCCTTATGGTCAGCCCCTGCTGGCCTGTCCTTCTGGATGCGGCGGGGCTCCCGTCTGACCCCGCATGCTCCCCACAGGCTCCGGTCTGACCCCGCACACCCCCCCGCAGGTGTTCATCACATCAAACGCCAGGACATCGTGCTCAAGTGGGAGCTGGGCGAGGGCGCCTTCGGGAAGGTTTTCCTTGCCGAGTGCCACAACCTGCTGCCAGAGCAGGACAAGATGCTGGTGGCCGTCAAGGTAAGACCCTGTCCCCGAGTTCCCGCAGGCCTGAGCCCCACGTCCCGCGGCATCATCGTTCCAGGGCCGGGAGCTCAGGCTGGGGCATGGGCTGCGGCCCTCGGGTGTACGCGGGGGAGGGGCACCCCCCTCGCCCGCTCCTCCGCGCTCAGTCCTGCGGCCGGTGTCCAGGCGCTGAAGGAGGCGTCGGAGAGCGCGAGGCAGGACTTCCAGCGGGAGGCGCAGCTGCTGACCCTGCTGCAGCACCGGCACATCGTGCGCTTCTTCGGGGTCTGCACCGAGGGCCGCCCGCTGCTCATGGTCTTTGAGTACATGCGCCACGGCGACCTCAACCGCTTCCTCCGGTAGGAGCGCCCGTCCCGAGCCCCTTCCCTACAAGCGCACCCCGGTTGTCTGTCAGGCCGAGGGGTGACCCTCGACGGAGCAGGAAGGCCCGCTCCTGTCCCCGAGGAGCTCCGAGGCGGACACGTGAATGTGGGTGGGGCCGTCTGCGCCCGGGACGGGGCGGTGTGGGGGCGGCAGGAGCAGAAGTCAGGATGACAGGCCGGCGGCTTGCAGGGGTGTGTTTGCATgcacaggggcgggggggggggggcgcggacGCCAGGCCTGGGGGGTGACGGCATAGAGAGCTACAGCGACAGTAACAGCCAGTCCCAGGGCTCCTGCCGCCTTCCAGGCGCTCCGCTCCCACCCGGAACCGTGGCTGCGCGCACACAAGTGTATCTGGACGAGAGCGTAGATAGAGGCGTTCTTCAGAGTCTCCCAGCGGACGTGGGACTTTATACCTGCAGGAAGCCactaaaaattcatttctttggcTTTGGAGAGAACTACTCTGATATGTTTACTCATGTGTGCCATGATTTTAATAGCTTCAAGAAATGtgcccatttctcagatgaggtGTAAGCGGCTTGCCCAGGGCACCCAGTGGGGAGTATGTCCCCAGGCGGAGTCCTGCTCTCAGTCCCTGACTGTGACCGTCACATGTGCCCTCTGTTGAGTCCTTGGATAAACACGCTCCCTTCCCCAGGATGGCGTTCGGTGACctgtggggcggggagggggggggccgGGCTTGCACTCAGCTGTGACGTCCTAGCTGAGCCAAGAGCtttcctctctggcctcagtttccctgcgaGTCAGAGGGACAGTGGAGGGCTGTGGTTCTGGACGAGAAAGCACTGTGTGTCTGTTCAGCGGATGGTCGTGATTTGGTTTCCAAACGCCCCCTTGGGAGTGAAGGGTCATCCACTCCATCAGGCTTGGGGGAGACTCCAGAGCTGAAGCTTACCCTGTGGGcgaggagggtggggagcaggagggaggtgaTGAGTGTGCAGGTGGATGGGCTCAGGAGACTGGAGTCAACGGGAGGCCAGCTGGGAGAGCCGGCTCACCAGACACCGTGTGGGCTCCGTGCGGAGTGCTGGGGACGCAGGCCAGGGACCGGCCACCATCTGGGGCCCAGGCTGCGGGAATAGTGGCTCTCAGTGCTGGGGGGAGCACAGGGAACCAAAGGAGAGAACCGTGAAGACTCCTAGATGAGTCTGGAAGACATTCCCTAGGAAGCCCGTCTGttctgcctctgggcctttgctctTAGAGTTCGCGCTGCATGGTAAGCCAGGTCCCCCCCTCCTCACTTCATCCTTCTGGGTCTCTGACCCTTTTCAATGGCTTACTCACCTCTTCTCTTCAGGGTTGAGTCTCAGTTTAAATGTCTCTTCCTCCAAGAAGTCTCCCCTGATTTCTTCCATCCCTGGCCTGAGTGATCAGGTGCCCCTGTTGATCTCTATCCTACTCTCCACGGTAGCTGTGGTGTTTAGTAAGCCCCTGccagacagaaggaagaaacagatgAGGAGTAGGTTGGCCTGTGGGAAGGGGCAGTCCCGACAAAGCCATTGGCTCGGGCTGGGGTCAGAAGAAGGACTATCTGGGGAATGGAGCTGAGTGACAGGGACTGATCCTGAGTGGTGGCTGTGGGAGGTGGAGGGCGTCCTGGAGACCTTCGGCAGGAAGAAGAAGCCCACGGGAGGCTGAGTATTGACAGCAAAGTTGAGAGAGACTAGAGGACCCCCAGGTTTCAGGCTCGGAGCCTGAGGGGGGAAGCTTCCCTTCACAGAGGCAGGGGCAGACCTGGGGGTAGAGGGTGAGCATCTGTAGGGTCCTGTGCGAGGCGTCTGTTGGGCAACAGATGCAGGCCCGTGGGCAGCTGGCTGCTGGGCTCCGAGTTCACAAGGGCTGCCTCGTGGGGGGGGTGGCGTCGTGAATGTGGAAAGTGTGGGCCATGGTGGAGGCTCTGGAGGTGGGCACACCTGGCGGCCCCTCTCCCAAGCCTTCTAGACACCTGcctctctgttccttcttccaTTCTCCGgagtcccccccccaccccccgcccaccccagctCCCCGGTTCTGGGTCCTCAGCTTCCTGAGGGCTCTCCCCGCCTCCCAGcccgctccctctccctcactctccgGCAGGTCCCACGGGCCGGACGCCAAGTTGCTGGCTGGCGGGGAGGACGTGGCTCCGGGGCCCCTGAGCCTGGGGCAGCTGCTGGCCGTGGCGAGCCAGGTCGCGGCGGGGATGGTGTACCTGGCCAGTCTGCACTTCGTGCATCGGGACCTGGCCACGCGCAACTGTCTGGTGGGCCAAGGCCTCGTGGTCAAGATCGGGGACTTCGGCATGAGCAGGGACATCTATAGCACGGACTATTACCGCGTAAGGGTCTCTGGTGTCCCCCGCCTTGAGCGCCGGCGCACCCGTCTCTTCCTGGGCGCGTGGGGGCCCAGGCTGCCTGTCTCTGGACTCTAACCCCGTCTTACCTCCTGGGCCCCACAGGAGGGTGTCTCTGCACTCCGGGGACGCACAGAGAGGACTCCCTCGCTTTGTCTCGcttagccccccacccccagagccccTTCCATTCATCTTTAAGGACCCacgggctggggtgggtgggtaaCTACGGGGTAGTTACGGGGGCGTGGCGCCGCGCGGGGCCGGGGCACAGGGCGCAGCGGGGCGCACCCCAGCCCCCGCGGTGACGCAGCGCCCTCCGCAGGTGGGGGGCCGCACCATGCTGCCCATCCGCTGGATGCCCCCGGAGAGCCTGCTCTACCGCAAGTTCACCACCGAGAGCGACGTGTGGAGCTTCGGCGTGGTGCTCTGGGAGATCTTCACCTACGGCAAGCAGCCCTGGTACCAGCTCTCCAACACCGAGGtcagcgccgccgccgccccccctcccccgccctgcctgcccaGTCCCGGTGCCCCAACCCTGCTGCCGCCCGCAGGCCCGGGGcctcctccaccccccgcccctcctctcCTTGCCCTCTTCCCGCTCCCGCTCCCTCGGATTCCTGCCTCCTAGCCGGGGCCCAGCTGGCTCCTGGGGGAGCCTCAGAGCACTTTACAGATGGAGCCCAGACCCCCGTCCTCAGCTGCGTTTTATAGACGCAGCAGGCGTTatcagggaggaagggagaggcgTGGACGAGGGGCGGGCGCTCGAGGGCCTGACACTGCAGCAGGAAGGCTGGAGGTCAGACCGCAGGAAGGACAGGCCGCCCTCCCTCCGCCCTCTGGCCGGGCCGGGCCAGAGCAGGCCCCAGGTGTTCTGTCTCCCAGAGCAGCCCCTGCACCCCCTCCTTGGCTCGCAGCTGTGAGTCTCCATTTCTCCTAATGCAGTCCGCTCCCTGGAGGCTgttggggcgggggagagggttatagattttaattttctcaagcACGGAGAGAGGGAATGGAATTAGTGCTGCCCATAACCCAAGTCCTttaatggggagggagggagggaagaaggcggGGAGAGACTCCAGGCCCCGTCACCCACCACCCAGCCGCCATCGCTGCTTCTTTGGCTCCCTTCGCTGCTCTAACAGTCCTTCCTGGAGTCTGACTCGGGTCTTTCCTGCTGCAGTTTCTGTTCATGCTAGGTCCCCCCCGAATGGTGCCTACAGAAGCCAAAAGGAACTGGGGTTGCCTTCTACCTTAAATGGCCCGCCAGCCAGTCCCCGGGGCCTTTGCCTGCAGGCCCGCTCTCCTTACCTCGGGCTCTCGTTGCTGGGAGCTCgagcccctgccccttcctcacATCACCTGTCAGGTCTCCTGAGGGTCTGATTCCGGCCCAGCCTTCCCAGCCTACGTAGCCTTAACCCTTCCCGCTGCCCAGCGTCCGAGTGGAAAGGAAtcctggggctccctgcctccTTTTAGATTATTCGAAGCCAAGAGGCCCAGCCGTCTGTGGGACCCTCCTGGAGAGCCTCCGGgaggccggggccggggcggggggcggctgcGCTGGCCTCTGGCCCCTGCTCCAGCGCCCGgtgccctcttctctctccctccggtGGCCCCAGGCGATTGAGTGCATCACGCAGGGGAGGGAGCTGGAGCGGCCCCGGGCCTGCCCCCCAGAGGTCTACGCCATTATGCGGGGCTGCTGGCAGCGGGAGCCTCAGCAGCGCCACAGCATCAAGGATGTGCACGCCCGGCTCCAAGCCTTGGCCCAGGCGCCTCCCGTCTACTTGGACGTCCTGGGCTAGGTGGCCAGCCCGGGGCCTGTGCAGCCCGAAACCTGGGCTCTGCCCCCCCGTGACCCCTGCCACTGCCAGCAGCCCCAGGGTGACCTCGAAGCTTCTAACTCGCCCTCAGCATGCCAGAGGGGACAAGTGGGGTCTGGGGCGGCTGCTCCTGCTCCTCTGGGCAGGGTCTGTCATAGCAATTATATTTATTATCCCTTGGCTGCGTGTCTCTTGCCAGTTCTTGTGATGACGTCACTCTGGGGGGTGGATTGTGCCTCAGGTGGGGACACTCCTTCTGTCGCTCGTTCCCCGCTGCGGCGGTCCTACTCCTGGTAGCTGTCGCCGCCAGCGGTGGCAAACCCTCCTGGGCCCGGGGCCACTGTGTCCGGGAGGTGGTGGAGTGGCCTCGGGGcgggctcccccagcccccggcccgAATTGGCCGTGCTCAGGAAGGCTCTTGCTGGAGCGGGAGGGACAGAAGCTCGCCGTCGTGTGGACAGGAGGGAGGCATCGCTGGGGAGGGTCTTCCTCGTGTTCGTCCCCACGGAGCAGAGCAGGCGCGTGTAGAACGTGATGGGAGAGAGGGACCGCGTGCGCGTGTGTGACGCGTGTGTGCGGGTGAGTGTGCAGGAGCGCGGCGGGGCGGGAAAGGAGCAGGGGTGAAGCAACACTGAGGCAGGCAGGACCCGTGTGGCTTCCCCTCGTCCCTCTTCCTGGCTCTGAGGACTCTGAGACCAGCACTGGGGGCCGGCGCCTGGGCAAAGCGGCTGTTTCCTGAGGACACAGGCCTCTCCCTGTCCCATTCTGCCCAAGGAGGAGGAgggctctcccttcctctctgcccgcTGGGACACCACTGGCCTTACCCAGTGGCCCCAGGCTTCTGTAGGCTCCGAGGCTGGCTGAGGTCCGCCCCGCCCCCATCTTCCTCACCAGGAGCCCCGGAGGAGCGGCCCCCCCAACTCCGGGCCCATCACTTCCAATCATCCGCTCAGCTCCCGCAATAACCCGCGCTCCCCATGGCTCCTCGGGGCTGATGTCGCGGCTGTCTCATGTCCCTGGGCGCCCAGCTCCCCGCCCCAGTGATTCAATCTGGGTCTTATCACCCCGAGGCCTAGCCCGATGGTGTCTGCCTCTTGTCCAGGCTGGTTAGTGCTAATGGAGGTCTGACCCAGGGCTGCAGGCTGAttgatggggtggggggtctggTCCCTGAGGGCCAAGTTCACAGGCCCTCCGTCCTCTTCTGACCTGGGAGGGGTGAGGCGGTGCGGCCCCTCCCGGTGAGGGGGGCTTGCTGCaggtggaggaagggggagggggacaaagCGGCCCGAGAGACAGGGTCAGCGACCAGATCCGACAGGTGGGGCGGCAAAGCCTCGAGGAGAGAGACGATGCAGAGACACGGGCCGGACCCGCAGACGTGGAGACACTGTGCGGgggcctgtggggacagaggagagagaacgACGGACACTGACGGACAGACGGGGGGGGGGTGAGTGGTGGACACAGACACGGGGCTGCCGGGCAGCTGAGTCCGAGGGCGTCCCGGAGAGCCGCGCGGGAGTCTCTCACCCGAGCTCCGTCCCGAGCTCCGTCCAGGGCTGAGGAGGGGGCGGCGGACTGGGAGGTTCCGTGGGTGGAGGCTGGGGGGCCCCTCCCTGAGCAGGATTTGGGCCATCCCTGAAGCAGAGGGGACGGAGGTCAGGCAGTAGAAGGGAGCCGCCGGGGCAAGTGGACCCTGTCCAAGGTGGAGAGCGTCAGGGCAGGAGAAGACCTCAAAGCCTCAGCCGGCGGTGTTGCTGGAGAAGCCGGCAGGTAAGGTGAGGGCTTCTGGGAACAAAGTCGAGCCTGCGACcgcgtgggggaggggatgggaacaGGAGCTGAAGCCGGTCACTCGGACCCTTCAGgtgacctgagcccagggtctCGTCCCGCTTGGTGAGGAGGGGGCTGGCTTGCCCCCACACGGCCAGTTTCATGGCATAGGAGCCCCCCTCACTGGCGTGCAGACGACCAGGTCTCACGGGCAGGCGCACGCGCTCACGTGACACGGCCCCGTCCCGTCGCTGTAGCTGTGGGTTCCTCCGCGGTTATGGTGCCCCgctccaccccaccctccctgctAATTACCGCCTGGCGGTGCCAAGTCCAttagctgccccccccccacgcACACCAGGGCTCAGCCCCAGCTGACAGGGGACCCTGAGGACCCTACAGGGAGCTCGGACAGGGACAGCAACCTGAGGCTGTGGGGAGCAGACATCTGGGTCCCCTAGACCCACTGTAAGCCCCACCCTGAGAAAAACCTGCGTGGACTGGAAGCCGGGCTCAGAGCTGGCGGCGGGCTCTGCACACAGGCTCAGTGTGGAGGGGAGCGCCCAGAACTCTCTTCTTTAGGAGGGTGTTGCCAGCTTCTTCGAGCTCCGGAGAGAGAAGCCAGTGGGACTCCCCCAGGGCCACCCCAGTGCGGAGCAGGGCTCACTGAAGGACCCAGGGGTCCGAGCCCGCTGGACCCCCTCAGCCTTCGCAAGcaacctctgcctccttcctgccgTGCTCCCGCAGGGGCTGGGTTCCTGACAGGAGACAGAGGAGCCGGGACTCTGTTCCGGTTTCCAGGAACAGTGTGGGCAGAGGGTTGGGCAGCCCTGGCGGGGGGTGTCCTGACCTGCATCGCTATGAACCCCCAAGTTAAGGGAGACCCCAGAGAGTATCCTAGACTCCGGAGGCCCTGGGCTGTCCGGGTCTCAGCTGGAGAGATCCTGTCTTGCCCAAGTCCTACAGGGGCCTTGGACAGGCTGCCCAGCGAGGGAGGGGACGGCagtccctggaggaggaggacccAGGAATCCCGATCTCTCAGCTGAGCACCCTGTCCGTGCAGCCCCCGCCCCCAGAGGCTGCGAGCCTCAGCTCTGATCCAGTGTTTGGCCGCTCCAGCCCCAGGGCGGTGGGGAAAGAGGGACCTGGAgccaggagggacagaggcaggaggagcCCGTGGAGaggctgagagggagagagggatgaggAGTCCAGAGTCACAAAGAGAAATGCTGTGCCCCATCTGCATCGTGGGGAGGAAAAGGGACGGGGCCTGTGAGCTGGGAGCAGAGCCCAGGCGGGGTTGTGCTGGAGCCCTGTCCCCCGTCAAGCCCGTCCCCTGCAACATGGGggcccttcctcttcctccaggacCAGGCTCCCTGGAGATGAAGCTTCTAGACTCTGGAGCCAGAGTGACAGGTTCCGTGCTTGGCAGCTGTGCGATGGTGGACAAGGCGCTCGGCCTCTCTGTCGCGCCTTGTCCTCGGCTCcagaacggggtggggggggcggggaggtgggaagcAGTGACAGCTACCTCACAGGGCCATTCGGAGGCTTCAGCAAGTCCTGTGTGTGCGTCCCTTCCAGCGGAGACTGGACGTTCCAGGCACAAGGCGGCctcattcctctgtctcctcctgtcTTCCTCCTTTGCATGCCCTCTGTCCCGGCCTGGCCCTGgtctttgggggtggggcaggacagGCTGGCAGGAGCCGTGTGTGGGGACAGTGCTCACAGAAGAGGTGTCTTGCCTGGTCCCGACCAGTCCTCCAGCTGCAGAGCAGACTTGGCTGGTTGTGGGGCGTGGGAGGCGAGGAAGGGGCTTCATCCTCCCTCTGAACCCCTGCAgcctgcagggctggggaggtAAAGGCTTGAGCAACCCCCACTGACCTACCCCGTCAACTCCCGTTCCTTGATTTTCCCCAGGGAAAACTCCCTTCCCCATCACCTCCTCCGGGCAGCCCTCCGGGATTAGACAGGGACCTGGGTACCCCAGTAGGGTGCTTCTGAGGTCACAAATCCTCACACACTCAAGCCAGGCCTCCAACGTATCCATCCGGGTGGCAGGAACATACTGCAGAGGCTTCCTGTGTCTCATCCCCGTGGCCTCCCGCTCCCGAGTGTCAGGAAGTCCTCCTTGCTGTCTACCCTCTTGCTTCCCACCTGGATCTGAAGGGGTTACTTGGCTCCAGGCGTGCCCACTGCAGGTCCCAGCTGCCGGGGCCTGTGGTCAGAGCTAATGCAGGCAAGAGTCGGAGGACAAGAGGGGATAAAGTTATTAGCATCTTCGTCTTTGAGGGATATTGATTGTCAGGTCTCCAGGCTCACTGGGCCTTATAACGGGGCTCACGGGGGTGTTGGGGGGACTCAGAAAAATCTCATGGCGCCCCAGCCATATCCTGAGCGGGAGCTGAGGTGCCTGCGTCTTCCGTGAGGGAGACT from Neovison vison isolate M4711 chromosome 10, ASM_NN_V1, whole genome shotgun sequence includes these protein-coding regions:
- the NTRK1 gene encoding high affinity nerve growth factor receptor, producing the protein MLRGEPRGQRGGHGRAAVPGSRLLAWLMLASAGAAPCPDVCCPHGPSGLRCSRPGALQSLRRLPAAENLTELHIENQAHLQRLEAVHLRGLGELRDLTIVKSGLRSVAPDAFRFTPRLSRLNLSFNALESLSWKAVQGLPLQELVLLGNPLRCTCAVHWLLHWEEEGLGGVRGQKLQCPGQGPLALLSNASCGVPVLKVQMPNTSVDVGDDVSLQCLVEGRDLEGAGWVLTELEELATVTQSGGPPSLGLTLANVTSDLNRKNVTCWAENDMGRAEVSVQVNVSFPASVQLHRPVELHHWCIPFSVDGQPAPALRWLFNGSVLNETSFIFTEFLEPAANETVRHGCLRLNQPTHVNNGNYTLLATNPSGQASASVLAAFMDNPFEFNPEDPIPVSFSPVDTNSTSGDPVEKKDETPFGVSVAVGLAVFACLFLSTLFLVLNRCGQRNKFGVGRAAVLAPEDGLAMSLHFMTLGGSSLSPTEGKGSGLQGHIIENPQYFSDACVHHIKRQDIVLKWELGEGAFGKVFLAECHNLLPEQDKMLVAVKALKEASESARQDFQREAQLLTLLQHRHIVRFFGVCTEGRPLLMVFEYMRHGDLNRFLRSHGPDAKLLAGGEDVAPGPLSLGQLLAVASQVAAGMVYLASLHFVHRDLATRNCLVGQGLVVKIGDFGMSRDIYSTDYYRVGGRTMLPIRWMPPESLLYRKFTTESDVWSFGVVLWEIFTYGKQPWYQLSNTEAIECITQGRELERPRACPPEVYAIMRGCWQREPQQRHSIKDVHARLQALAQAPPVYLDVLG